One Longimicrobium sp. genomic region harbors:
- a CDS encoding amphi-Trp domain-containing protein, translated as MPADRDLEKTYSRAQFVQKLRRLADAIETGKPFNIQVAGERLRIPATADFNIEHEREGTSEELEFQLRWTRDAD; from the coding sequence ATGCCTGCCGACCGCGACCTCGAAAAGACGTATTCCCGCGCCCAGTTCGTCCAGAAGCTGAGGCGCCTGGCCGACGCCATCGAAACCGGAAAGCCGTTCAACATCCAGGTAGCCGGCGAGCGCCTGCGCATCCCTGCCACCGCCGACTTCAACATCGAGCACGAGCGCGAGGGCACCTCGGAAGAGCTGGAGTTCCAGCTCCGCTGGACCCGCGACGCGGACTGA